One genomic region from Acidobacteriota bacterium encodes:
- a CDS encoding SCO family protein, protein MLGALLCARADDVYAQLADQVPEVLEEVGVTEHLDAKLPLDLEFRDEDGNWVELGSFFDGERPVILTLNYYRCPMLCGLMLNGVVDGLEGMDWTPGEEFEIVTVSIDPLETPELARAKKQNYLKRLDRPAAASGWHFMTGRELEIKRLAETVGFSFTYDPATKEYAHAAVIFVCTPDGRVARYLYGIEYPPKRLKLALLESSEGKVGSTLDQLILYCYHYDPTNRRYTPVAMNIMRVGGGATVLVLGIFIGGYWLRDWRRKNRDDAKETAA, encoded by the coding sequence GTGCTTGGAGCTCTCCTGTGTGCTCGTGCAGACGATGTCTACGCGCAGCTCGCGGACCAGGTACCGGAGGTACTCGAGGAGGTGGGCGTGACCGAGCACCTGGATGCCAAGCTTCCCCTCGACCTCGAGTTTCGAGACGAGGACGGGAACTGGGTCGAGCTTGGCAGCTTCTTCGACGGCGAACGCCCGGTGATCCTGACCCTCAACTACTACCGCTGCCCCATGCTCTGCGGTTTGATGCTCAACGGGGTGGTGGACGGTCTCGAGGGCATGGACTGGACCCCGGGCGAGGAGTTCGAAATTGTTACCGTCAGCATAGACCCGCTGGAGACCCCCGAACTCGCGCGGGCGAAGAAGCAGAACTACCTCAAGCGTCTTGATCGGCCAGCGGCGGCGAGTGGCTGGCACTTCATGACCGGGCGTGAGCTCGAAATCAAACGGCTCGCAGAAACTGTGGGTTTCTCATTCACCTACGATCCGGCGACCAAGGAGTACGCCCACGCGGCCGTAATCTTCGTCTGTACTCCAGACGGAAGGGTAGCTCGTTATCTCTACGGAATCGAATACCCACCCAAGCGACTCAAGCTCGCGCTGCTCGAATCGTCCGAGGGAAAGGTCGGGTCTACACTTGACCAGCTGATTCTCTACTGTTATCACTACGACCCGACAAATCGCCGCTACACACCTGTCGCAATGAATATTATGCGCGTTGGTGGAGGCGCTACTGTTTTGGTACTGGGAATCTTCATCGGAGGATACTGGCTCCGCGACTGGCGGCGAAAGAACCGAGATGACGCAAAGGAAACGGCTGCATGA